CCATTAAATTAATTAAAGAAGCTTACAAAGGAAATAAGATTATTGGGGTTGTTTCTCAAAAAGATGTTTCTATCGAAGATCCTACTTTTGAGCAGCTTAACACGGTTGGTACTGTGGCAAACATCATTAAGCTGTTACAGATGCCTGATGGAAATACCACCGTAATTATACAGGGTAAACAACGTTTCAGCTTAATTGAAGAGGTACAGAACGAACCTTATATCAAAGCTGTTGTTAAAAAATTCGAAGAACAAAAGCACAAAGCAGATAAAGAGTTTAAAACATTAATCGCTTCTATACGCGAGATGTCTGCGCAGATTATCCAGCTTTCACCAAATATTCCGAGCGAAGCCAGTATTGCACTAAAAAACATCGAGAGCAATTCATTTTTGATCAATTTCATTTCGTCAAATATGAATGCCGAAATGGCCGATAAGCAAAAAATCCTTGAAATGGATAAATTGCAGGAAAGAGCACAAAAAGTAATGGAACTTTTAATGGTCGAATTGCAGATGCTAGAGCTGCGAAACCAGATCCAGTCTAAAGTACGTACCGACCTTGATAAGCAACAGCGCGATTATTTCTTAAACCAGCAGTTAAAAACCATCCAGGAAGAATTGGGCGGTAACTCTGCCGATTTAGAGTTTGATGCTTTACAGGAAAGGGCTAAAAAGAAAAAATGGACGCAGACTGTTGCTGATCATTTTGATAAGGAACTAGATAAGTTGGGTAGAATGAACCCTGCTGCTCCTGATTACTCTGTTCAGTTAAATTATTTAGAACTCCTTTTAGATTTACCCTGGAGCGAGTTTACTAAAGACAATTTCGACCTAAAAAGAGCACAGCGTATCTTAGATAAAGATCATTTTGGTTTAGAAAAAGTTAAGCAGCGTATTATCGAATACTTAGCCGTATTAAAATTAAAGCGCAATATGAAAGCGCCGATTTTATGTTTGGTAGGCCCTCCGGGAGTTGGTAAAACATCTTTAGGAAAATCGATTGCGAAAGCATTAGGTCGCAAATATGTACGTATGGCTTTAGGTGGTATCCGCGATGAAGCCGAAATCCGTGGTCACCGTAAAACTTACATAGGTGCCATGCCGGGCCGTATCATTTCGTCTATTAAAAAAGCTGGAGCAGATAACCCTGTTTTTGTTTTGGATGAGATTGATAAAGTGGGAACCGACCATCGTGGTGATCCATCATCCGCTTTGCTGGAGGTTTTAGACCCTGAGCAGAACAATGCTTTTTACGATCACTATGTAGAGGTAGATTACGATTTATCAAACATCTTATTCATTGCCACAGCAAACTCTTTAAGTACAATACAGCCTGCTTTGTTAGACCGTATGGAGATTATTGAGGTGAACGGATATACTATTGAAGAAAAAATAGAGATTGCAAAAAAATACCTGTTGCCAAAACAGAAAGAAAACCATGGTTTGCAGGCCAAAGATATTGCGCTTAAACCTGCCCTAATCGAAAAAGTAATCGAAGATTATACAAGAGAATCGGGCGTACGTGGTTTAGAGAAAAAAATTGGCTCTTTGGTGCGTGGTGTGGCTACAAAAATTGCAATGGAAGAGGCCTACGATGCAAACTTAAGCAATGAAGATATTGAGCGTATTTTAGGTGCCCCGATTTATGATAAAGACTTATACGAGGGCAATGAAGTGGCTGGAGTGGTAACAGGCTTAGCCTGGACAAGTGTTGGAGGTGATATTTTATTTATCGAATCGAGCTTAAGTCCGGGGAAAGGAAAATTAACCTTAACCGGTAACCTGGGTGATGTAATGAAAGAATCGGCAGTAATTGCATTGGCTTATTTACGTGCGCACGCAGCTGAATTTGATATAGACTATACTTTATTTGATAACTGGGATGTTCACGTTCACGTGCCTGCAGGTGCTACGCCAAAAGACGGACCTTCGGCCGGGGTAACGATGCTTACCGCCTTAACGTCGGCATTTACACAACGTAAGGTAAAACAGCATTTAGCTATGACTGGTGAGATTACCTTACGCGGAAAAGTACTTCCTGTTGGCGGGATTAAAGAAAAAATTCTTGCAGCAAAAAGGGCAAACATTAAAGAAATTATCCTTTGCAAAAGCAACCGTAAAGATATTTTAGAAATTAAAGAAAGTTATATCAAGGATTTAAAATTCCATTATGTAACGGAAATGAGCGAAGTAATTGAATTGGCCTTAACCAAGAATAAGGTTAAAAAGCCTTTAGATTTAAGTGTTAAAATTGCACCGATTGTAAACTAATTGCTAATTCTTTTGGATTAACAATTGAAAATCCAATTACAATAAATACTTTTATAGCCTAGGTAAATTGCCTGGGCTTTTTTATGAGATCATTTTTATTCACTATAGGTTTTTGTTTGGCTGTTTCAACCAGTTTTTCTCAATCATTTAAAAACGAATTCGGTTTTAAAACCGAAAACGATGCTTATTTGGCCACATTAAACGATAGATATTATACTAACGGATTATTCATCTACTTCCGCCATGCTATTAATACCGAAAAACTATCTGATAAAATAGAGAAAAAGACCTACGAAATTTCTGCCGGACAAAAAATGTATACGCCTTATTGGGGGCAGGTACCTAACAAAGAAGATCAGGACAGGCCTTTTGCAGGTTATCTTTATGCAGGTGGTGCATACTCTATTTTCTATAAAAATGAGACTGTTTTAAAACCAGTGTAGAATTGGGAACGGTAGGCCCCAACTCGCTTGCTCAAGCGGCACAACGTTTTCTACATAAAACAGTGGGTTTTTATACGCCTGCAGGTTGGGATTACCAGATCAAAAATGAACTGGCTATAAACCTTGCTGCCAACTACAGTAAACTACTTTTTAGGCCTGAAGACCCTATTGTGGACATCAGTGCACAGGGTTATGCTAATTTAGGAACAACTTTTTCGGGTTTGGGTGCATCAGTGCTTTTTAGAGCCGGTAAATTAAATCAATTGTTCAACAGTGCCTATCATAACGCGGTAATCGGAAATTCAAAAACAAAAAGCTTAAACAATTCAGAGTTTTTCTTTTATGTAAAACCACAATTAAACTTTGTTGCTTACGATGCCACCATACAGGGAAGCCTTTTTAATGATAACAGTCCATTAACTTTTGGGGTAAAACCGATTGTTTTTGAGCAACAGTTTGGTGTAAATTATAGCTCAAAAAGGTTTACTGCAGATTTCAATATCATTTTTAAAACCAAAGAAGTTAAAAGCGTGGCTAAGGCACAGAATTACGGTGGTTTGAGTTTGTATTATCGGTTTGGGAAGAGTTAGAATAATCGGTTAACTGTTTAAATTGGTTAATTGAAAATTTTCAGTGTATGAAAAAAGCAATCCTTTTTACCATTTTGTTCTTTATTGCCTGTGCTGTAATTTACAATTTATACCCTGAAAAGAAATTACCTTTAAATACCGAAATCGATTATATCATTGTTAAAAAGTCAAATAGACAATTACTGGCTTATTCAAAGCAGAAATTGATTAAAACTTATCAGATTTCTTTGGGCGACAGCCCAGTTGGACATAAAGCGTATGAAGGTGATGAAAAAACGCCCGAAGGCCTGTACACCATCAACGCCAAAAACGCATTTAGTGGCTACCATAAAAATCTTGGGGTTTCTTACCCTAACTCAAAAGATATTGCACACGCAAAACTTTTGGGAAAACCCGTGGGTGGCGATATTAAAATACATGGCATCAGAAACAATTTCGGTTTTATCGGCAAATTTCAAAGATTTTCTGACTGGACCAATGGTTGTATGGCATTAACCAATAGTGAAGTTGATGAGCTATATGCTACCGTAAAAATTGGGACTAAAATTGAAATCAGACCCTGATTAATCTATTGAAGGTTTTTTACGACTTTCTTTCCGGTTTGCGGTAACAGCTTTATTTTTCAACCTCTTCTCGATAATACCTTTAGGGATTTTGGTTGGCTTTCTTTTTTTCTGAACAATCAATGCTTTTTTCAGCAAATCGATCAGTTTTGCAATCGTTCTCTCTTTATTTAGCAGCTGGCTCCTGTCTTCCTGGGCAACAATATGGAGCAAGCCTTCGCTATCTAAACGATGCTGCAGTTTTTCTTTGAGCAATACTTTTTCTTCATCAGTAAAATATGCAAAGGTTTCAATATTAAAAACCAACTCTACCTTACTCGAAACTTTGTTTACGTTTTGCCCGCCTTTACCTCCGCTACGTGAGGTTTTAAAAATGGCTGATCGTAAAATTTCTTCTCTGGCAGGTAACATGCGGCAAAAGTATAAAGAATATCGATTTAAAAAAAGTTAGCAAACCCATTGGCTTTTTTTACCTTTGTAGCAGAATGAAGAAAAACTTGGTTATAGCTATTGATGGCTATTCATCTTGCGGAAAAAGCACCTTGGCAAAGGCATTGGCTAAAAAATTAGGTTTTATTTATGTTGATAGCGGGGCAATGTACCGGGCTGTTACTTTATATTTTTTACGGAACCATATCGATATTACCGACGATGCTAAAGTTGAAGATGCTTTACAACACATCGAACTAAATTTCCATTCGCGCGATTACGAATCGCACATTACCCTTAACGGTGAAGAGGTTTCAGATGAAATCCGTTTAATGCCTGTTTCTGAAAATGTAAGTGAAGTTTCAGCACATAAAATTGTCCGCCATGAAATGGTGAAACAACAGCAGCGTATGGGTAAATCCAAAAATATTGTAATGGATGGGCGCGACATCGGCACTACTGTTTTCCCTGATGCACCTGTGAAATTCTTTATGACTGCTGATCCGAAAATAAGGGCTGAACGTAGGTTTAAGGAACTGGAAAGCAAAGGCAATAACGAAACCACTTTAGAAGAAGTTTTCGAAAACCTTGCGCACCGTGACTATGCCGATACTACTAGAAAAGAAAGTCCACTGGTTAGAGCTGATGACGCCATTATTTTAGATAATACCGATCTTACACAGGAGGAACAATTGGATTTTGCATTGGAAAGAGTGCAACCGTTTTTGATTCATTAGTTCATTGGTCAGTGCTCATCATAGTTGATGATTAATGGCTGTATCCGTCGTTGCGAGGCACGAAGCAATCTTGAAACGAAAGCTTGGTTAATTGTTTAAATTGATAACCGGATCCAAGCTATTGGCTACAAGACTATCAACCACGAACTATCTGGCTATTCACCATAAACTTCGGACTCCCGAGTGAAGACTCCCGACTTCCCTACCGTTTCCTCAGATAGAAAAAAATTCATATTTTTAGCACCTAACCCAAATGTTACTATGAAATTAAAATCAATTTACCTTGTTGTATTATTTTTATCGATTACGATCCTCAACGCCAGGGCCCAAAAAGGCTGGATCAATCTCTTTAACGGGAAAGATTTAAAAGATTGGAACATTAAAATTTCCAAACACGAATACAAAGAAAATTATGCCAATACTTTCCGCGTAGAAAATGGTGTAATGAAAGTGAGTTATGATGGATACAAAGAATTTAACCAACAATACGGACATATTTTCTATAAAAAACCGTTTTCGGCTTACCTATTAAAAGTAACCTATCGTTTTGTCGGCGATCAGGCTAAAGGTGGTGAAGGTTGGGCAACCAGAAATAGCGGTGCCATGTTACATTGCCAAGACCCGGCAACAATGTTGAAAGATCAGGATTTCCCGATTTCTATTGAAGGGCAGATTCTTGGTGGTGATGGTGAGCACGAACGCCATACCAGTAACGTATGTACGCCAGGAACACTGATTAATTATAATGGCAAACTATTTACACCTCATTGCTTAGATTCTAAATCGAAAACTTATGCTGGCGACCAATGGGTAACCGCAGAATTTTTAGTGTTAGGCGATTCTGTTATCAAACACATCATAGCCGGTGAAGTGGTTTTAGAATATACTAAGCCTCAAATTGGTGGAGGTAATGTTTCGAATTTCGACCCGAAAGTTAAAATAGATGGTAAACCATTAACATCAGGTTATATTTCGCTTCAAAGCGAAAGCCACCCGATAGAATTTAAAACAGTAAAGCTTTATGATCTGGAAGCGTACATGAAAGACAAAGCAAAACTGGATAAGGTATTGGCTAAAATATTAAAAGAGTAAACTAAATCGGCATCTGTTTGTTAAATGATGACGCAATAATTTTACACCTAAATTAATACAATGCTCAAAACCCATTTAATCAAACACTTTGCGCTTTTACTTTTCCTTTTCCTGACCAATTTTGCAATTGCGCAAACGGCTTATCATGTACAAGATATTCCCGATCCAAAAAACAACGGTGGTGGCTATGTTAGCGATCCTGACGGCATTTTGGGAAGCAGTACTGTTTCTGATTTAAATAACACCATTGCCCAGTTCGAACATAAAACCAACGTTCAGGTGGCAGTGGTGATTGTTAACGATTTCGACCATGATAAAGAAGATTTCGACTTTGCTTATGAGCTGTTTAATACCTGGGGAATTGGTTCAAAAACCAGCAATAATGGTTTGCTGCTATTTATTTCAAAAGATCGGCGAAAATACCGATTCATTACCGGAACGGGAATTGAAGGTGTATTGCCGGATGTAAAGCTTAAACATATTGCCGAGCAGAACCTCCTCCCAGCTTTCAGGCAAAATGATTTCAGCACTGAGATAACAAATACCATTAATGCCATTGGTGTAATTATTTTAAACCCTGAACATAAATCAGAGCTCAATCAGTTTTTCACCCAACACGAAAGCAATAGTTCACTCGAAAATTTTTGGCTTCCTACGGGAATTATCCTACTGGCATTTTGGGGGTGTTCAAAATTGTAAACAGACAAGCCAAAAATGGTTTAAATCTAAAAGGCTTTGACAAGAACAAAAATAGCTATGATGCCACCATAGCTAAAGGCTGTGGAGTGGCCTTCTTTATTGTATTCGTTTCTATTTTTATCTTTATCTTTACTGGTGCTTTTGAGCTGTTCGAAAAGATAAAATTAGCACACATCCCCTACATTCTTTTTACTATCCTGGCCATATTGCTTTTCTTTCGTTACCTTTTCTATTTGTCGGCATTAAGAAAAGCACACCAGGACGACAAAAATTTCTTTGATGCTGTTGTGGCTTTCCACAAAAAGAACTGGTGGTTAGTTCTTTTCTCTCCTATAATTTTAATTGCAATTATACTCCACCTCATCAAACGCGTTAAAACGATTGATCGTTTCAAGCCAGTTTTGGATAGTAAAAACAACCCGATGATCCGAGTAGATCGCGATATCAATATAGAAGGGAAACCATTTTTAACTGCAGGGCAACGTAAAGAAGAAGTTGTTTTAGCTTATGATTATGATATCTGGGAAAGCACAGACCATAAAGAACATATTATTAAGGCATGGCCAGCGGAAAAATACAATAGTTATACAGAATGCCCCGAATGCGCTTTTAGAACCTACGAACTGAACAAAAGCGTAACAGTTAAACAAGCCACTTACAGTCATGAAGGCCAGGCGAAGCTAGTAAACGAATGTAGCTTCTGTAAAAAAACAGAGTTTATAAAATGGATAACATTGGCCATGCTGGTCGAATCTAGTTCGTCATCAAGTTCCTCTTCATCCGGCAGCAGCTCATCATCTTCATCGAGCAGTAGCTGGGGCGGCGGCAGTAGCAGCGGTGGTGGTACTGGTGGAAGCTGGTAGTTGTCTTTTTTCAATCTTATCCCCACCTATTAAAAGTATTTTCTAATTTTGAAACACTTAGCACGGTGTTTGCTTATAGCGTGTTTGCAATTACCTATTAAAAACTGTTTCGCAGAACCCAATACTTATGACTAGAATTTTCTTCCTCCTCATCGCTCTTTCTATTTTTGCTAACCGTTTAAATGCGCAAGAATTGTATCGGGTTAAAGCCGACAAATTGCGCGTAAGGGAAAGTAGTGATCCGAAAAGTAAGGTTATTGGAAATATTGCTCAAAATGAAAACATTACGGTTTTAGATGCAAACAATGCCAAGTTTTACAAAGTAAAGTTTAAAAACCGCGAAGGATGGGTAAGCAAAGATTTCGTAGAAAAAATTGCATCAACTCCTAAACCATCAACTCCTCAGGCAAATGCTGCACAGCCCACCACTACCCCTCAAACGGCACCAAGCACCGACATGTATCGTGTAACTGCCAACGATTTGCGCGTAAGGCAACAAGCTGATCCGAAAAGCAAAATTGTTGGATATTTACCTAAAAATGAGAATGTTGCCGTTATCGATTCATCAAACACAAGCTTTTACAAAGTTAAGGTTACTAATGGAGAAGGATGGGTAAGTAAAGAATTTTTGGTTAGAATTTCTCCTGTAAAAACTGCAGCCGAAAAAACAAGCATTGCCGCATCGGTACCTCAGGAAAACAAAGATTATACGAACATCATCTTTTTTGTAGTTGTGGCCTTAATACTGATTACCATATTGTACTTTTCAATTAAATATGCGAGTGGCAATAAATTTTTGATCGGTTTTTCTGTGGTGGTAATCTTGATAATCGGATATTTCTGCTACATTACTTTTATACAGGCGAAAGTGGTAACAGGCACCTTTGCCAGCAACGAAGATATACAGTACAAGACCTTTAATTTTAAATCGAAAGATTCGGTAACGGTTACCGATGCCTATACTGATTCTATTTTCACCTCAAAATACGTTATCGAAGGCGATATGATCAAACTTTATGATCAGCAAAATACGATTATGCTATTAATCAGAGATGATGCAACATTAATTGGTGAAGGTTTTACAAGAGGCACTTTTACGAAAAAATAGAAGTTTATCATTTTAGATACTGAAATAAATTCAGCATGACGACGCGCTTTATTTCTATTCGTCAGTCTGAACTTGTTTCAGAATCTTTTTTAAAAGGTATGGATCGTCCTTCTATAGGCTACCATTGACAGGTCCTTATAAAAAGGTCGTCAGCTGACGGCTCTTCGGAATAGCCCGGAGCGTAGTGAGGGCTATAAGCGATAGCAGGACTGCTGCTCCCGATGAAATACGGAGCGCTCATTTTCAAATAATTAGAAAAATCAACCTGTAAACCGGTACCTCTCTGCATTTAGATTCTGATCCCGATTGGAGGATCGGGACAGGATGACGGACCACAATATTCTAATCAGCTAAAAATCAGCAAGATTTATTAAAAAAATCTTTTCTATTAATTAAAAAAGTTTTACCTTTGCAGTCCCTAAATAGGGAAAAAAGGAGATAATTAATTAATGGCTAAAAAACAAGTAGCAGAAAAAGAATTAGCAGCAAAAACAGCTGAACTTCAGGGAGAAGGCGGACGTCTAACTGAAAAAGAAACTATTGAATCAGAAGCTGATTCAGTTTCGATCGAATCGATCAAATCATCATTAGCAACACCAAGCGAAGATTTCGACTGGGATGCAGATGAAAAAGTTTTTGGTAACTACAATGAGGCAGACCGTAAAAAGTTTGAAGATATGTATGCCGGAACATTCAACCAGATCACTAAAGGTGAAATCATCAGCGGTATCGTTGTTTCAATCAACAACAAAGACGTAGTATTAAACGTAGGTTTCAAATCAGACGGTTTAGTTTCTACTTCTGAGTTCCGTGATACACCAGATCTAAAAATCGGCGATTCAGTTGACGTATTCGTTGAAGCACCAGAAGATGCTAACGGTCAATTGATCCTTTCTCGCAAAAGAGCTAAAACCCAAAGATCATGGGAAGCAATTAACGAGGCTCTTGAAAATGATAGAATCATCAACGGTTTCGTTAAGAGCCGTACTAAAGGTGGTTTAATTGTTGATATCATGGGCGTTGAGGCTTTCTTACCAGGATCTCAAATTGATATTAAACCTATCCGCGATTACGATGTATACGTGGGTAAAACAATGGAATTCAAAGTTGTTAAAATTAACCATGAGTTTAAAAACGTAGTTGTTTCTCATAAAGTGTTAATTGAAGACGATTTAGAAAGCCAAAAAGTAGAGATCGTTTCTAAATTAGAAAAAGGTCAGGTACTTGAAGGTACTGTTAAAAACATTACTGATTTCGGTGTGTTCATCGATTTAGGTGGTGTTGACGGTTTACTTCACATTACTGATATTTCTTGGGGCCGCATAGAGCATCCGAAAGAAGTATTATCATTAGATGAAAAAATCAACGTGGTTGTTTTAGATTTCGATGATGAGAAAAAACGTATCGCTTTAGGCTTGAAACAATTAACTCCACATCCTTGGGAGAACTTAAGTGCCGATATCCAAGTTGGTTCTAAAGTAAAAGGAAAAATCGTAACTGTTGCAGATTATGGTGCTTTCTTAGAAATCATCCCAGGTGTTGAAGGTTTAATCCACGTTTCTGAAATGAGCTGGTCACAAAACTTAAGAAATCCACAAGAATTCTTAAAAGTTGGTGATGAGATCGAAGCTGAAGTTTTAACTTTAGACAGAGACGAGCGCAAAATGAGCTTAGGTATTAAACAATTATCTAACGATCCATGGCAAGAAGTTGCGGCTAAATTCCCAGTTGGAAGCAAGCACAAAGCAACTGTTAAAAACATGACTAACTTCGGTGTTTTTGTTGAAATCGAAGAAGGTATTGATGGTTTAATCCACATTTCTGATTTATCTTGGTCTAAAAAAGTAAACCACCCTAACGAATTCACTAAAGTTGGTGATGTATTAGACGTTGTTGTTTTAGAACTTGATGTTGATAACCGTAAATTAAGCTTAGGTCACAAACAATTAGAAGAAAACCCTTGGGATACTTTCGAAACGATCTTCACTTTAGATTCGGTTCACCAAGGTACAGTTGTTAAAGTAACTGATAAAGGTGCTGTTATTGCTTTACCTTATGGTGTAGAAGGTTTCGTACCAACTAAACACATGGTTAAAGAAGATGGTACATCAGTTAAAGCTGAAGAAACCAATGACTTCAAAATCATTGAATTCAACAAAGAAGCAAAACGTATCGTAGTATCTCACGCCCGTATTTGGGAAGAGGTTAAAGCTGAAGCTGTAGCAGAAGAAAGAAATGCTAAGAAAAAAGAAGCTAAAGCTGCTGTAACTGCGGTTAAAAAAGTTAAAGATTCTGTAGAGAAATCTACTTTAGGAGACTTAGACGTATTAGCTCAATTGAAATCGCAATTAGAAGGCGAAGAAAGCAAAGCTAAAAAAGGCTAGTTCTTTTTAACTGATAAATTAAATCCCGATAACTTTCGTTATCGGGATTTTTTTTGGCTATTTTTTGCCACCTATCTTATTATTCAGCCAAGGAAACACGGAATGCACGTACCTCCTCCATGAATCGTCATTGCTGAGGCTGGGATTGAGCGAGCCGAAACAATCTTTTTCACTTTTCTTTTTATCTGAGACAAAATTTACATCCTGAGCTTACATTTTCTCAAATATCTTATATGGTAAATCATAATTAGAAAACGAAAGCAAGTGCCTGTCGGTAACTCCTGCCCCGCTATTCGTTCAATCTTTTTGCAACATCTGTTGTACATTGGCCAAAGGCAGTTATTTATCGGTTACATCTGCTTCGTACCTCAGTATGACAGGATATTCGCGTTTGCTACAAACAAAAAGGATTTCACTGCTATCTGGTTTATGTAACATCAGTAATTCGTTCTACCGCCCTATTCCCACCAATCCGCCAATAATGACTACTTTTGAAAAGCGTAACCTAGCCTTTTCAGCATGAGAAAAATTATCTTTTTGTTTCTGACCCTTATTTCGTTCAAAGTTTCTGCTCAGGAAATTAATATTATCCCGCAGCCGGTACAATTAAGACCAGGACTTTACCCAACCGACAAATTTAAAATTGATAATCAGACTATTATTTTCATAACAGATGATAAAGCGATGAATTCTGCTACATTTTTAGCAGAATATTTATTTAAACATTACAAACTCAATCTTAAAATAAGTAATACTGCAGAAGACGGAAATAAAAATAGTATTAAACTTGTATTATCAGACCAATTGTATACAAACCCAAACAAATACTTTGTGTCGGTACTTTCTACAACTCTAAATGCGGGCGCATCTTCAGAACAGGGCTTATTTTATGCAGTTCAAAGCATTATCCAACTATTACCTGCAACAACTGAGGATAAACTCTTCATTCCTTCCGTTGATATAATAGATTATCCC
The nucleotide sequence above comes from Pedobacter riviphilus. Encoded proteins:
- a CDS encoding lipid A-modifier LpxR family protein yields the protein MRSFLFTIGFCLAVSTSFSQSFKNEFGFKTENDAYLATLNDRYYTNGLFIYFRHAINTEKLSDKIEKKTYEISAGQKMYTPYWGQVPNKEDQDRPFAGYLYAGGAYSIFYKNETVLKPV
- a CDS encoding TPM domain-containing protein produces the protein MLKTHLIKHFALLLFLFLTNFAIAQTAYHVQDIPDPKNNGGGYVSDPDGILGSSTVSDLNNTIAQFEHKTNVQVAVVIVNDFDHDKEDFDFAYELFNTWGIGSKTSNNGLLLFISKDRRKYRFITGTGIEGVLPDVKLKHIAEQNLLPAFRQNDFSTEITNTINAIGVIILNPEHKSELNQFFTQHESNSSLENFWLPTGIILLAFWGCSKL
- the arfB gene encoding alternative ribosome rescue aminoacyl-tRNA hydrolase ArfB — its product is MLPAREEILRSAIFKTSRSGGKGGQNVNKVSSKVELVFNIETFAYFTDEEKVLLKEKLQHRLDSEGLLHIVAQEDRSQLLNKERTIAKLIDLLKKALIVQKKRKPTKIPKGIIEKRLKNKAVTANRKESRKKPSID
- a CDS encoding SH3 domain-containing protein — translated: MTRIFFLLIALSIFANRLNAQELYRVKADKLRVRESSDPKSKVIGNIAQNENITVLDANNAKFYKVKFKNREGWVSKDFVEKIASTPKPSTPQANAAQPTTTPQTAPSTDMYRVTANDLRVRQQADPKSKIVGYLPKNENVAVIDSSNTSFYKVKVTNGEGWVSKEFLVRISPVKTAAEKTSIAASVPQENKDYTNIIFFVVVALILITILYFSIKYASGNKFLIGFSVVVILIIGYFCYITFIQAKVVTGTFASNEDIQYKTFNFKSKDSVTVTDAYTDSIFTSKYVIEGDMIKLYDQQNTIMLLIRDDATLIGEGFTRGTFTKK
- a CDS encoding L,D-transpeptidase family protein, yielding MKKAILFTILFFIACAVIYNLYPEKKLPLNTEIDYIIVKKSNRQLLAYSKQKLIKTYQISLGDSPVGHKAYEGDEKTPEGLYTINAKNAFSGYHKNLGVSYPNSKDIAHAKLLGKPVGGDIKIHGIRNNFGFIGKFQRFSDWTNGCMALTNSEVDELYATVKIGTKIEIRP
- a CDS encoding 3-keto-disaccharide hydrolase codes for the protein MKLKSIYLVVLFLSITILNARAQKGWINLFNGKDLKDWNIKISKHEYKENYANTFRVENGVMKVSYDGYKEFNQQYGHIFYKKPFSAYLLKVTYRFVGDQAKGGEGWATRNSGAMLHCQDPATMLKDQDFPISIEGQILGGDGEHERHTSNVCTPGTLINYNGKLFTPHCLDSKSKTYAGDQWVTAEFLVLGDSVIKHIIAGEVVLEYTKPQIGGGNVSNFDPKVKIDGKPLTSGYISLQSESHPIEFKTVKLYDLEAYMKDKAKLDKVLAKILKE
- the cmk gene encoding (d)CMP kinase yields the protein MKKNLVIAIDGYSSCGKSTLAKALAKKLGFIYVDSGAMYRAVTLYFLRNHIDITDDAKVEDALQHIELNFHSRDYESHITLNGEEVSDEIRLMPVSENVSEVSAHKIVRHEMVKQQQRMGKSKNIVMDGRDIGTTVFPDAPVKFFMTADPKIRAERRFKELESKGNNETTLEEVFENLAHRDYADTTRKESPLVRADDAIILDNTDLTQEEQLDFALERVQPFLIH
- the lon gene encoding endopeptidase La, translated to MSKQDIFDFHTAMPIINEDTEFFPLMSQQDEEEMNNEETPETLAILPLRNTVLFPGVVIPITVGRDKSIKLIKEAYKGNKIIGVVSQKDVSIEDPTFEQLNTVGTVANIIKLLQMPDGNTTVIIQGKQRFSLIEEVQNEPYIKAVVKKFEEQKHKADKEFKTLIASIREMSAQIIQLSPNIPSEASIALKNIESNSFLINFISSNMNAEMADKQKILEMDKLQERAQKVMELLMVELQMLELRNQIQSKVRTDLDKQQRDYFLNQQLKTIQEELGGNSADLEFDALQERAKKKKWTQTVADHFDKELDKLGRMNPAAPDYSVQLNYLELLLDLPWSEFTKDNFDLKRAQRILDKDHFGLEKVKQRIIEYLAVLKLKRNMKAPILCLVGPPGVGKTSLGKSIAKALGRKYVRMALGGIRDEAEIRGHRKTYIGAMPGRIISSIKKAGADNPVFVLDEIDKVGTDHRGDPSSALLEVLDPEQNNAFYDHYVEVDYDLSNILFIATANSLSTIQPALLDRMEIIEVNGYTIEEKIEIAKKYLLPKQKENHGLQAKDIALKPALIEKVIEDYTRESGVRGLEKKIGSLVRGVATKIAMEEAYDANLSNEDIERILGAPIYDKDLYEGNEVAGVVTGLAWTSVGGDILFIESSLSPGKGKLTLTGNLGDVMKESAVIALAYLRAHAAEFDIDYTLFDNWDVHVHVPAGATPKDGPSAGVTMLTALTSAFTQRKVKQHLAMTGEITLRGKVLPVGGIKEKILAAKRANIKEIILCKSNRKDILEIKESYIKDLKFHYVTEMSEVIELALTKNKVKKPLDLSVKIAPIVN
- a CDS encoding lipid A-modifier LpxR family protein, giving the protein MGTVGPNSLAQAAQRFLHKTVGFYTPAGWDYQIKNELAINLAANYSKLLFRPEDPIVDISAQGYANLGTTFSGLGASVLFRAGKLNQLFNSAYHNAVIGNSKTKSLNNSEFFFYVKPQLNFVAYDATIQGSLFNDNSPLTFGVKPIVFEQQFGVNYSSKRFTADFNIIFKTKEVKSVAKAQNYGGLSLYYRFGKS
- the rpsA gene encoding 30S ribosomal protein S1 yields the protein MAKKQVAEKELAAKTAELQGEGGRLTEKETIESEADSVSIESIKSSLATPSEDFDWDADEKVFGNYNEADRKKFEDMYAGTFNQITKGEIISGIVVSINNKDVVLNVGFKSDGLVSTSEFRDTPDLKIGDSVDVFVEAPEDANGQLILSRKRAKTQRSWEAINEALENDRIINGFVKSRTKGGLIVDIMGVEAFLPGSQIDIKPIRDYDVYVGKTMEFKVVKINHEFKNVVVSHKVLIEDDLESQKVEIVSKLEKGQVLEGTVKNITDFGVFIDLGGVDGLLHITDISWGRIEHPKEVLSLDEKINVVVLDFDDEKKRIALGLKQLTPHPWENLSADIQVGSKVKGKIVTVADYGAFLEIIPGVEGLIHVSEMSWSQNLRNPQEFLKVGDEIEAEVLTLDRDERKMSLGIKQLSNDPWQEVAAKFPVGSKHKATVKNMTNFGVFVEIEEGIDGLIHISDLSWSKKVNHPNEFTKVGDVLDVVVLELDVDNRKLSLGHKQLEENPWDTFETIFTLDSVHQGTVVKVTDKGAVIALPYGVEGFVPTKHMVKEDGTSVKAEETNDFKIIEFNKEAKRIVVSHARIWEEVKAEAVAEERNAKKKEAKAAVTAVKKVKDSVEKSTLGDLDVLAQLKSQLEGEESKAKKG